A stretch of DNA from Papaver somniferum cultivar HN1 unplaced genomic scaffold, ASM357369v1 unplaced-scaffold_15905, whole genome shotgun sequence:
CAGCTCAAGGAATCATAAGCTTGAGATATATCAATTTTGAGACCAACATTGCCACCTCTTCTTTTAATGTCTAGCTCATTTACTAATTCAGATGCTAAAACAAccttttcatgaatatttctacccTTGATAAAAGCACCCTGTTGACAAGATATCATTCTACTAATTACAGTTCCAATTATGTCAGTTATGATTCTTATAATGATTTTGAAGTTGAAATTTGCCAAACCAATAGGTCTAAATTGTTCAGCTCTTTTGGCCCCTTGAGTCTtgggaagaagaaataagaaattagagtTAAACCCTTTTGGTATGAACTTGTTTTCCAAGCAATATTGAATTGCATCCATTAACTCTTTTCTAACCACATTCcaaacatatttataaaaaattcCTGGGAAGCCATCTGGTCCAGGTGCACTGTTTGCTTTCATCCCAAAAACTGCCTTTTAAATTTCTTCTTGTGAAGGTATTGCATCCAAATATGTATTATCATCCTCATTAAGTATCTTTGGAATTGCCTCAAAAAGTTCATCCTCAAACACTACACTCTTCCTCTCAAACTTCTTTTTgtaatgtgaaactaaaatatctgAAATCTGATCTTGAGAAGTTACTCTATTTCCAgcttcatcttctaattcagaAATATTATTACAAGATTTTCTAATTTTCATAGTTGTGTGAAAGAAAGTTGTATTTGCACCTCCTTCTTTAACCCATTTAATTATAGCTTTTGCTCTCATTAACTCATTGTATTGCTGAGAGGCTAACTCATGCTTCCCCCTTGCAGTGATCAAGTTATTTAACAACTCTATGTTTTCAGGATCTGCATCAGATTCTAAAGAAGCATCCATGACATTATCTTCAGTAGATTTAACTTTTGCACTTAGATCCCCAAACACTTCCCAATTCCATATTTTAAGCCAGTTCTTGAGCCTTTTCAATTTACTAATAAAACAGAAAGCTGGATTCCCAAAAACTTCTTCATTCCATGAATCTTGTATTACCTTGATAAAATCTGGATGAGTTGTC
This window harbors:
- the LOC113337311 gene encoding uncharacterized protein LOC113337311, which codes for MQAPRSGIKYSWCNNRVGRKGILCDLDKAFYNVKWLEKYEGWNYKVGVRGTSDHGALMGGVKNITRPSNIPFRYQSMWTTHPDFIKVIQDSWNEEVFGNPAFCFISKLKRLKNWLKIWNWEVFGDLSAKVKSTEDNVMDASLESDADPENIELLNNLITARGKHELASQQYNELMRAKAIIKWVKEGGANTTFFHTTMKIRKSCNNISELEDEAGNRVTSQDQISDILVSHYKKKFERKSVVFEDELFEAIPKILNEDDNTYLDAIPSQEEI